Proteins encoded together in one uncultured Desulfosarcina sp. window:
- a CDS encoding 1-acyl-sn-glycerol-3-phosphate acyltransferase: MGPEQADIIKNIPEDAIIVYTTKYKSGFDFLFAHTRYRQQRLPVPQLLFDSEVYLWQPISRVLRICLAYLDELIQRHRIHNPYRSGYYERSLLSSGCALVWLVEKKGFYRRFVKDKVDPLRYLIEIQEKTNRPIYLVPQLIFYSKKPLPSVPSLVDSFFGTSQRPGKIRKVVTLIRQPGKIFVELSQPLNLRQWLARSACADKTDDYKALQLRRELLLQHNRHRQSITGPVLKSSEEIKEAIFTGESMQRFIKKHADSRKEPIHKIRKKADGYLDEIAARYSPFVIRMLNYVVGWIINSMFDGAVIDKAGLAKVKAMSQKGPLILIPCHKSHIDYLILSYVMYHNNMPCPHIAAGKNLSFWPLGPIFRGGGAFFLRRTFKGAVLYSRVFSAYIHKLLEEGFNIELFIEGGRSRSGKLLAPKLGLISILLNAYRNGACEDMIFVPVYIGYDRIIEEHAYIHEVEGGKKESENLGQVIRARRFLKKRYGKIYINYHEPIAASEFLAGQSTPFDRMPDKEVNALIRQLGWRIVNAIDKQTVVTPHGLVAAAILNIARPRFTHDELMETANTYLTFAMSQNAKLADTFVLNADRAMDHAVDRYLARKLLEDASNAKGPPEDQTEYTVNAAKRSLLEFYKNNCISYFVPAAFTALAILEKDAFQFNAIDLHEQHQFFRDFFKYEFAFDMDRPSTHEVRKTIKAFIDDAILMPHPTIPDRYQITSSGYRKLKLFAAFVKPYFESYRVVLAFIRTNRKENLETKDKLKKIQTLGLQMVKNREIELVESVSKINYSNGLLFFANKGIQNQEDTGAISRYESLISHYLTALGQ, from the coding sequence ATGGGTCCCGAACAAGCCGACATCATAAAAAATATTCCTGAAGACGCCATCATCGTATACACCACCAAGTACAAAAGCGGGTTCGATTTTCTCTTTGCCCATACCCGCTATCGGCAACAGCGGCTGCCCGTTCCTCAACTGCTCTTCGATTCCGAAGTTTACCTCTGGCAGCCGATTTCAAGGGTATTGCGCATCTGCCTGGCCTACCTCGACGAGTTGATTCAACGCCACCGGATACACAATCCCTATCGCAGCGGCTATTATGAACGGTCCCTGCTTTCCTCGGGCTGCGCTCTGGTTTGGCTGGTTGAGAAAAAAGGCTTTTATCGCCGTTTCGTCAAGGACAAGGTCGATCCGTTGCGCTACCTCATCGAGATCCAGGAAAAGACGAACCGCCCCATTTACCTGGTTCCCCAATTGATCTTTTACAGCAAAAAACCGCTGCCGTCTGTGCCCAGTCTGGTGGATTCGTTCTTCGGCACCTCCCAAAGACCCGGCAAAATCAGGAAGGTCGTGACCCTGATCCGTCAGCCCGGAAAGATCTTCGTCGAGCTTTCCCAGCCGCTGAATCTGCGCCAATGGCTCGCCCGGTCCGCCTGTGCCGACAAGACCGACGATTACAAGGCCCTTCAACTGCGGCGCGAACTTCTGCTGCAGCACAATCGTCACCGGCAGAGCATCACCGGCCCTGTATTGAAATCCAGCGAAGAAATCAAAGAAGCCATTTTCACCGGCGAATCGATGCAGCGCTTCATAAAAAAACATGCCGATTCGCGTAAAGAACCGATCCACAAGATCAGAAAGAAGGCCGACGGCTACCTGGACGAAATCGCCGCTCGGTACAGCCCTTTCGTCATTCGCATGCTGAACTATGTCGTGGGCTGGATCATTAATTCCATGTTCGACGGCGCCGTCATCGACAAGGCCGGCCTGGCAAAAGTCAAGGCCATGTCCCAAAAAGGCCCGTTGATCCTGATCCCCTGTCACAAAAGCCACATCGACTACCTGATCCTTTCTTATGTGATGTACCACAACAACATGCCCTGCCCGCATATCGCCGCCGGCAAGAACCTCTCGTTCTGGCCATTGGGTCCCATCTTTCGTGGCGGCGGAGCCTTTTTCCTGAGGCGTACGTTCAAGGGCGCAGTTCTCTATTCACGCGTTTTTTCGGCCTACATCCACAAACTGCTCGAAGAAGGCTTCAACATCGAACTGTTTATCGAGGGGGGGAGAAGTCGTTCCGGCAAATTGCTCGCGCCCAAACTGGGCCTGATCTCGATTCTGCTGAACGCTTACCGCAACGGGGCCTGCGAGGATATGATCTTCGTTCCGGTCTATATCGGCTACGATCGTATTATCGAAGAGCATGCCTATATCCATGAAGTGGAGGGGGGCAAGAAAGAGAGCGAAAATCTGGGCCAGGTCATCCGCGCCAGGCGTTTTCTGAAAAAACGGTATGGGAAAATCTATATCAATTACCACGAGCCCATTGCGGCCAGTGAATTTCTGGCCGGCCAATCGACGCCTTTCGATCGAATGCCCGACAAGGAGGTCAACGCCCTGATCCGGCAGCTCGGCTGGCGGATCGTCAACGCCATCGACAAACAGACAGTGGTCACCCCCCATGGGCTGGTGGCGGCCGCAATTCTCAACATCGCCCGGCCGCGCTTCACCCATGACGAACTCATGGAAACGGCCAACACCTACCTGACCTTTGCCATGTCCCAGAACGCCAAGCTGGCGGATACCTTCGTTCTCAATGCGGACCGCGCCATGGATCATGCCGTCGATCGTTACCTGGCGCGTAAGCTGCTGGAAGACGCTTCGAATGCAAAAGGCCCTCCGGAGGATCAGACCGAGTATACGGTCAATGCCGCCAAACGCTCCTTGCTGGAATTTTACAAAAACAACTGCATTTCCTATTTCGTTCCGGCCGCGTTCACCGCGCTGGCCATCCTGGAAAAGGACGCTTTTCAGTTCAACGCCATCGATTTGCACGAACAGCACCAGTTCTTCAGGGACTTTTTCAAATACGAATTCGCTTTCGACATGGATCGCCCGTCCACCCACGAAGTGAGAAAAACGATCAAGGCCTTCATCGACGACGCCATACTCATGCCGCACCCCACCATCCCGGACCGCTATCAGATCACCTCTTCGGGCTATCGCAAACTGAAGCTGTTCGCTGCGTTCGTCAAACCCTATTTCGAATCCTATCGGGTCGTTCTCGCCTTTATCCGCACCAACCGCAAAGAGAATCTGGAAACCAAGGACAAGTTGAAAAAGATTCAAACCCTGGGCCTTCAAATGGTCAAAAACAGGGAAATCGAACTGGTCGAATCGGTATCCAAGATCAACTATTCCAATGGACTGCTCTTCTTTGCCAACAAAGGCATCCAAAACCAGGAAGACACTGGCGCCATCTCCCGATACGAATCGCTCATTTCACATTACCTGACCGCATTGGGGCAATGA
- the recA gene encoding recombinase RecA, with product MTTNMDKAKAVDTAMGQIERQFGKGAIMKLGARPIENIPVIPTGSIALDRSLGIGGLPRGRVIEIFGPESSGKTTLALHAVAQAQKQGGIAAFIDAEHALDITYARKLGVNCDELLVSQPDTGEQALEIADMLVRSGAIDVMVIDSVAALVPRAEIEGEMGDAHMGLQARLMSQALRKLTATIGKTMTSVIFINQIRMKIGVMFGNPETTTGGNALKFYASVRLDIRRIGAIKDGQEVVGNRTRVKVVKNKMAPPFKEAEFDIMYGEGISRAGDLLDVGVDTGIVDKSGSWYSYDGERIGQGRENVKKFFYENPDLFETVTAKVRQAVGLDPAEEKKEEKKEKSAKP from the coding sequence ATGACTACAAATATGGATAAAGCCAAGGCGGTCGATACCGCCATGGGGCAGATCGAGCGCCAGTTCGGCAAAGGCGCCATCATGAAACTGGGCGCCCGTCCCATCGAAAACATCCCTGTAATCCCCACGGGATCCATCGCCCTGGACCGTTCCCTGGGCATCGGCGGGTTGCCGCGCGGCCGTGTCATCGAAATATTCGGGCCCGAGTCTTCGGGAAAAACCACGCTGGCTCTCCACGCCGTGGCCCAGGCCCAGAAACAGGGCGGCATTGCGGCTTTCATCGACGCCGAGCACGCCCTGGATATTACCTATGCCCGCAAGTTGGGAGTCAACTGCGACGAACTGCTGGTCTCCCAGCCCGATACCGGCGAACAGGCCCTTGAAATTGCCGACATGCTGGTGCGCAGCGGAGCCATCGACGTGATGGTGATCGATTCCGTCGCCGCTTTGGTGCCGCGCGCCGAAATCGAGGGCGAAATGGGCGACGCCCACATGGGGCTCCAGGCCCGGTTGATGTCCCAGGCCTTGAGAAAACTGACCGCCACCATCGGCAAAACCATGACGTCGGTGATTTTCATCAACCAGATACGTATGAAGATCGGCGTCATGTTCGGCAATCCGGAGACCACCACCGGCGGCAATGCGCTTAAATTTTACGCTTCGGTGCGCCTGGATATTCGGCGGATCGGCGCGATCAAGGACGGCCAGGAGGTGGTGGGCAACCGCACCCGGGTCAAGGTGGTCAAGAACAAGATGGCGCCGCCGTTCAAGGAGGCGGAATTCGACATCATGTACGGGGAAGGCATCTCCCGGGCCGGCGATCTTCTGGATGTCGGGGTGGATACCGGCATTGTCGACAAAAGCGGCAGCTGGTACTCCTACGACGGCGAGCGGATCGGTCAGGGTCGTGAAAACGTAAAGAAATTTTTCTACGAGAATCCCGATCTTTTCGAAACGGTGACGGCAAAGGTCCGCCAGGCGGTGGGGCTCGATCCGGCCGAAGAGAAGAAAGAGGAGAAAAAGGAAAAATCAGCCAAGCCATAG
- the alaS gene encoding alanine--tRNA ligase — translation MTGNEIRQLYLDFFQKHGHRVVRSSSLIPQDDPTLLFTNAGMVQFKRTFLGEEKRDYLRATTSQKCVRAGGKHNDLENVGYTARHHTFFEMLGNFSFGDYFKEKAVDFAWDLLTNGYGLPAEKLWASVYLDDDEAYDLWHKRIGIPESRMIRLGEEENFWAMGDTGPCGPCSEIHLDRGEEYGCGRPDCDVACDCDRFLEIWNLVFMQFNRDESGVMTPLPKPSIDTGLGLERMASVIQGKKTNFETDLIFPIIQRAEALAEKAYGSSETDDVAMKVIADHSRAAAFLIGDGVLPSNEGRGYVLRRIMRRAIRYGRNLGLNRPFLHETARVVFDIMAPAYPDLKEASAFITNVIENEEVRFSETLDNGLRVLNDALADIRAKGEKRVPGDLIFKLYDTFGFPVDIVRDVVRDEGLALDTKGFDARMEQQRKQSRSKIAFTGISDAYRQLSAAGEKPEFVGYGTLTCEARVVLLVQDGKGVDGADAGSEVEVVTTATPFYGEAGGQVGDRGTITAPEMEMVVTDTIKDPTGIIIHKGRVQSGRLENGQTVMLAVDGEHRGAVALNHTATHILHAALRNELGDHVKQAGSMVSADRLRFDFTHFSQIAPDALERIETFVNDRIRQNVPVDVEEMDMDQAMASGATALFEEKYGDRVRVINLESFSRELCGGTHTGRTGNIGLFKIVSEASVASGVRRIEALTGKAALDHVQQTNRIVQQLSQMVKDKPDNLVTRVASIQGTMKAAEKETERLKTKMAEMQADEGGQATEINGVKTVVQLVTVEKPAALRELADRFKDRIGSGIVVLGCEAGGKALLIVVVTKDLINRFHAGNMIKTIAGVVGGGGGGRPDMAQAGGTQPQHLEKALDKARELIQEG, via the coding sequence ATGACCGGTAACGAAATTCGACAGCTATACCTTGACTTCTTTCAGAAACACGGGCACCGGGTGGTTCGCAGTTCATCTTTGATCCCCCAGGACGATCCGACGCTTCTTTTCACCAATGCCGGCATGGTCCAGTTCAAACGCACTTTTCTGGGAGAAGAGAAAAGGGATTACCTGCGCGCCACCACGTCGCAGAAATGCGTACGGGCGGGGGGCAAGCACAATGATCTGGAGAATGTCGGCTACACGGCCCGCCATCACACCTTTTTCGAAATGCTGGGAAACTTCTCTTTCGGCGATTATTTCAAGGAAAAGGCGGTGGATTTCGCATGGGATCTTCTCACCAACGGATACGGCCTGCCTGCGGAAAAGCTCTGGGCCTCGGTTTACCTGGACGATGACGAAGCATACGATCTGTGGCACAAGCGCATCGGGATTCCCGAATCGCGGATGATCCGTCTGGGAGAGGAAGAGAATTTCTGGGCCATGGGCGATACCGGTCCCTGCGGTCCTTGCAGCGAAATCCACCTCGACCGGGGTGAGGAATACGGATGCGGCCGGCCGGACTGCGACGTGGCCTGCGACTGCGACCGTTTTCTGGAAATCTGGAATCTGGTTTTTATGCAGTTCAACCGCGACGAATCCGGTGTCATGACGCCGCTGCCCAAACCGAGCATCGACACGGGGCTGGGGCTGGAGCGCATGGCCTCGGTCATTCAGGGGAAAAAGACCAATTTCGAAACCGACCTGATTTTCCCCATCATTCAACGCGCCGAAGCGTTGGCCGAAAAAGCCTACGGCAGCAGTGAGACCGACGATGTCGCCATGAAGGTGATCGCGGATCACAGCCGGGCCGCCGCTTTTCTCATCGGCGACGGCGTTTTGCCGTCCAACGAAGGCCGCGGCTATGTCCTGCGGCGGATCATGCGGCGGGCCATCCGCTACGGACGCAACCTGGGGCTGAACCGGCCGTTTCTCCACGAGACCGCCCGGGTGGTATTCGATATCATGGCGCCGGCCTATCCGGACCTCAAAGAAGCCTCGGCTTTTATTACCAACGTGATTGAAAACGAAGAGGTGCGGTTTTCGGAAACCCTGGACAACGGACTGCGGGTGCTCAACGACGCCTTGGCTGACATTCGGGCAAAAGGCGAAAAACGGGTTCCCGGCGACCTGATATTCAAACTTTACGACACCTTTGGCTTCCCCGTGGACATCGTCCGGGATGTGGTGCGCGACGAGGGACTGGCCCTGGACACAAAGGGATTCGATGCGCGCATGGAACAGCAGCGCAAGCAGTCCCGTTCCAAGATTGCCTTCACTGGAATTTCCGATGCCTACCGCCAGTTGAGCGCGGCCGGGGAAAAGCCGGAATTCGTGGGCTACGGCACGTTGACCTGCGAGGCCCGCGTGGTGCTGCTGGTCCAGGACGGCAAAGGCGTGGACGGCGCCGACGCCGGAAGCGAAGTCGAAGTGGTGACCACGGCCACGCCCTTTTACGGCGAAGCTGGCGGCCAGGTGGGCGACCGTGGAACCATCACGGCGCCGGAAATGGAAATGGTGGTCACCGACACGATCAAGGATCCCACCGGCATTATCATCCACAAGGGCCGGGTGCAAAGCGGACGCCTGGAAAACGGCCAGACGGTGATGCTGGCCGTGGACGGCGAACACCGCGGGGCCGTGGCCCTGAATCATACCGCCACCCATATTCTGCATGCGGCCCTGCGCAACGAACTGGGAGACCATGTCAAACAGGCCGGTTCCATGGTTTCAGCCGATCGGCTGCGTTTTGATTTTACGCATTTTTCCCAGATTGCCCCGGACGCCCTGGAACGCATCGAAACGTTCGTCAATGACCGCATCCGGCAAAACGTTCCCGTCGACGTCGAGGAGATGGATATGGATCAGGCCATGGCGTCGGGGGCCACGGCCCTGTTCGAAGAAAAGTACGGAGACCGTGTGCGGGTTATCAACCTGGAAAGTTTCAGCCGGGAGTTGTGCGGGGGAACCCATACCGGCCGGACCGGCAATATCGGGCTGTTCAAAATCGTTTCCGAAGCCTCCGTGGCCTCCGGTGTACGCCGGATCGAAGCCCTTACCGGAAAAGCCGCCCTGGATCACGTCCAGCAGACCAACCGGATCGTGCAGCAGTTGAGCCAGATGGTCAAAGACAAACCCGACAACCTGGTCACGCGGGTCGCGTCCATCCAGGGCACGATGAAAGCGGCGGAAAAAGAGACCGAGCGGCTCAAGACCAAGATGGCCGAGATGCAGGCCGACGAAGGCGGTCAGGCAACGGAAATTAACGGCGTCAAGACCGTCGTCCAACTGGTGACGGTGGAAAAACCGGCCGCCTTGCGCGAACTGGCAGACCGGTTCAAGGACCGCATCGGATCCGGGATCGTGGTTCTTGGTTGCGAAGCCGGCGGAAAGGCGCTTTTGATCGTTGTGGTGACCAAAGACCTCATCAACCGGTTCCATGCCGGAAACATGATCAAAACCATTGCCGGAGTTGTGGGCGGCGGCGGCGGCGGACGGCCCGATATGGCCCAGGCCGGCGGGACCCAGCCGCAGCACCTGGAAAAGGCGCTGGACAAAGCCCGGGAGTTGATTCAGGAAGGATAA
- the dapB gene encoding dihydrodipicolinate reductase, with product MKPVNIMINGLPGNVASTIAVHAIKDERVNLLPHSLTGPEIDAESCAIGEMVVELIRPAERGGHIRALAEKYETFISVDFTHPSAVNDNAAFYCEQGLPFVMGTTGGDREKLNQTVARSSVCAVIAPNMAKQIVGFQAMMEYAATTFPGIFRGYTLAVRESHQAGKADTSGTAKAVVAAFQRMGIDFSQKDIVMERDPAVQRDKWGIPEKYLSGHGWHTYRLTSADGTVAFEFQHNVNGRDIYAEGTFDAACFLNEKIGVGKTGRVYTMIDVLQSL from the coding sequence ATGAAACCAGTCAACATCATGATCAACGGTCTTCCGGGAAACGTCGCCTCCACCATCGCCGTCCATGCCATAAAAGATGAGCGGGTCAACCTTTTGCCCCACTCGCTGACCGGTCCTGAAATCGACGCGGAATCGTGCGCCATCGGCGAAATGGTCGTCGAACTGATCCGACCGGCCGAGCGTGGCGGGCACATCCGGGCGCTGGCGGAGAAATATGAAACGTTCATCAGCGTGGACTTCACCCATCCCAGTGCGGTCAACGACAATGCCGCCTTTTACTGTGAACAGGGCCTGCCATTCGTGATGGGAACCACCGGCGGTGACCGCGAGAAACTGAACCAAACGGTGGCCCGGTCGTCCGTCTGCGCCGTCATCGCACCCAACATGGCCAAGCAGATCGTCGGTTTCCAGGCCATGATGGAGTACGCCGCCACCACGTTTCCCGGAATCTTCAGGGGCTATACCCTCGCTGTCCGCGAAAGCCATCAGGCTGGCAAGGCCGATACCAGCGGCACGGCAAAGGCGGTGGTGGCCGCCTTTCAGCGCATGGGCATCGATTTTTCACAAAAGGACATCGTCATGGAAAGGGACCCCGCAGTTCAGCGGGACAAATGGGGTATTCCGGAGAAGTACCTGTCCGGCCACGGCTGGCACACCTACCGGCTGACCTCGGCGGACGGGACGGTGGCGTTTGAATTTCAGCATAACGTCAACGGACGCGACATTTACGCCGAAGGCACCTTTGATGCGGCTTGCTTTCTGAACGAAAAAATCGGCGTAGGAAAAACCGGCCGGGTGTACACTATGATCGACGTGCTCCAATCCTTGTAA
- a CDS encoding chemotaxis protein CheX, with product MDVQYINPFVTAVKNLFNTMIEVPFKLGKPSLKKGNVPSYEISSIIGLSGTVTGCVVINLSKDIALQLVSKLIGDEVTELDDDCTDAIGEIANMIAGNAKTDFPSEGTSISVPSVVVGKHKVSYPSGLPIISIPCITDKGELVIDVALKKNDK from the coding sequence ATGGACGTCCAATACATCAACCCATTCGTCACCGCTGTCAAGAACCTCTTCAATACCATGATCGAAGTGCCCTTCAAACTGGGCAAGCCGAGTCTGAAGAAGGGCAATGTGCCGTCATACGAGATCAGCAGCATCATCGGCCTTTCCGGCACGGTGACCGGCTGCGTGGTCATCAATCTGTCCAAGGATATCGCACTTCAACTGGTATCAAAGCTGATCGGCGATGAGGTCACCGAACTGGACGACGACTGCACCGACGCCATCGGTGAAATTGCCAATATGATCGCCGGAAACGCCAAGACCGACTTCCCCTCCGAGGGCACCAGCATCAGCGTCCCCAGCGTGGTGGTGGGCAAGCACAAGGTCTCCTACCCGTCCGGCCTGCCCATCATTTCCATTCCCTGCATCACCGATAAAGGGGAACTGGTTATCGACGTGGCGCTGAAAAAAAACGATAAATAG
- a CDS encoding sugar phosphate nucleotidyltransferase, whose amino-acid sequence MKALILAAGFGTRLAPHTDHLPKALFPVGGTPLLGHTIAALKAAGCTGIAVNAHHLAEQIRAYLEKNDFGLAVLLSHESKILGTGGAIRRLADFWDNAPFLLVNADILTDIDLAEVYRRHCNQNASATMVMHDHEEFNQVWVDRGDHVVGFERFSDPPPPDGCRKLAFTGIHVINPGIVGRIPEGAFCDIIAIYREMLAEGQSIHAHVVRPPYWQDVGTPQRFRDAVMDALAPDVFRMAFPRCSPGEISCRQLAGDGSDRKWYRLTDGRNRIVMADHGITPDPQGSEVRAFVSIGAHLFNRGLPVPRIYRHDEFSGLVFMEDLGDCHLQQAIRQETDDGLIKQRYCKVIDTLLDLTSRAADGFDPHWTCQSEAYDRGLILKNECRYFMDAFVNGYLDLAVDYEDLAAAFETLAGRTLENGVTGLIHRDFQSRNVMVREDRHYLIDFQGARIGPVQYDLASLLIDPYARLHPNLQHELLRYAAEQAKNRLNCDPERFVYGYRHCVVTRNLQMLGAFGFLNRVKGKRLFEQWIPAAGSMLAGHLQALGDHHFPELAALAETIRRELSGQRPHPFNS is encoded by the coding sequence ATGAAAGCGCTGATACTGGCAGCGGGTTTCGGCACCCGTCTGGCACCGCATACCGATCACCTGCCCAAAGCGCTGTTTCCGGTCGGCGGCACGCCTTTGCTCGGCCACACGATCGCTGCGTTAAAGGCGGCCGGATGTACGGGCATCGCCGTCAATGCGCATCATCTGGCCGAGCAGATCCGGGCCTACCTGGAGAAAAACGATTTCGGGCTTGCCGTCCTTTTGAGCCACGAATCGAAAATTCTGGGCACCGGTGGAGCCATTCGCCGCCTGGCCGATTTCTGGGACAACGCCCCTTTTCTGCTCGTCAATGCGGACATCCTCACGGACATCGATCTTGCAGAAGTCTATCGCCGCCACTGCAACCAAAACGCATCGGCAACTATGGTCATGCATGACCACGAGGAATTCAATCAGGTCTGGGTGGATCGGGGCGATCATGTGGTGGGATTCGAACGTTTTTCCGATCCGCCGCCACCGGATGGCTGCCGGAAACTGGCCTTTACCGGTATCCATGTCATCAATCCCGGCATTGTCGGGCGGATACCGGAAGGAGCGTTCTGCGATATCATAGCGATTTACAGGGAGATGCTCGCCGAAGGCCAATCCATCCATGCCCATGTGGTCCGCCCCCCCTACTGGCAGGATGTGGGAACGCCGCAGCGCTTCCGCGACGCGGTGATGGATGCCCTGGCGCCGGATGTCTTCCGGATGGCTTTTCCCAGATGTTCTCCAGGCGAGATCAGCTGCCGGCAGCTGGCCGGCGACGGCAGCGACCGCAAGTGGTACCGCCTGACCGACGGCCGCAACCGCATCGTCATGGCCGATCACGGCATAACCCCCGATCCGCAAGGCAGCGAAGTCCGTGCCTTCGTTTCCATCGGCGCCCACCTGTTCAACCGTGGTCTGCCCGTTCCGCGGATATACCGGCACGATGAATTCAGCGGCCTGGTTTTCATGGAAGACCTGGGAGACTGTCACCTTCAGCAGGCCATCCGGCAGGAAACCGACGACGGATTGATTAAACAACGATATTGCAAGGTCATCGACACCCTGCTGGACCTGACGTCCCGGGCGGCCGACGGTTTCGATCCGCACTGGACCTGCCAGAGCGAAGCCTACGACCGCGGCCTGATTCTGAAAAACGAGTGCCGCTATTTTATGGACGCGTTTGTCAACGGGTATCTCGATCTGGCCGTCGATTACGAAGATCTGGCCGCAGCATTCGAAACCCTGGCCGGACGCACCCTGGAAAACGGGGTCACGGGATTGATCCATCGCGATTTTCAATCGCGCAACGTCATGGTCCGTGAGGATCGGCACTATCTCATCGATTTTCAGGGGGCCCGCATCGGGCCGGTCCAATACGACCTGGCCTCCCTGTTGATCGATCCCTATGCCCGGTTGCACCCGAACCTTCAACACGAATTGCTGCGCTATGCCGCCGAGCAGGCAAAAAACCGTCTGAACTGCGACCCGGAGCGGTTCGTTTACGGCTACCGCCACTGCGTTGTCACCCGCAATCTTCAGATGCTGGGCGCTTTCGGTTTCCTGAACCGGGTCAAAGGCAAAAGACTGTTCGAACAGTGGATTCCGGCGGCCGGCAGCATGTTGGCCGGTCATCTTCAAGCGCTGGGAGACCACCATTTTCCCGAACTGGCTGCCCTCGCCGAAACGATCCGCCGGGAGCTTTCGGGGCAACGGCCGCATCCTTTCAATTCATGA